TCAACTGTGCATTTAAAACAATATTGTAAACATCCTGCTGCAAAGAGCTGAAAGATTTACCTACCGGAAAAGTGCGTGTTAAATCTCCTGCATAAAACAGCTCATTCTCTGCCCCGCAATCACACAAAACCATTTGTCCATCTTTCAAAACAGTATTACTTGCATGGTTATGCAGAATTTCACCATTTACCGTAAGGATGCTTGGAAAAGAAAGCTGCCCGCCATTGGCAATAGCGACCGCCTGTAACTGTGCAGCAACTGCATTTTCAGTAACCCCGGGACGTGCAATCTCCTGTGCCTTCAACTGCATCAAAGTACTGATCGTAATTGCTTTTTCTATTTCCTGTATCTCCTGTTCACTTTTAATGGAGCGTTGCGCTACAATGGCTTTAATTAACGGTACCGAAGCCTCTCCGGTTAATCCCCAATCCATCAATTTCAAAGAAGTTTCCGCTCTGTAAACCGGAAGAAAATGAACTTTCCTGTTACCAGCCAGCGCGTTAATAACTTCAGTTTTCTTTCTCGTAAAAGCAATGCCCGCCTTTTCCGCCTGAGCTTCTATAGTTTCCAGTGCACCCGTCCATACGATATCATCCACCGTAAGTTCATCCCCGAATAAAATCTCCTGGTCGTTATCAATATCAATGATCAAACACAAATCCGGTCTGCTGATCCCGGTAAAATAGAGGAAACAGCTATCCTGACGAAAATGATAAGTATTATCTCTGAAATTCATCCCACTTTCACCATTCCCAGGCAAAAGGATAATTCCTTCCCCTATCTCTGATTTAAGCTTATTTCTTCTTTCCTCGTAAACTTCTTTAGCGAACATATCTGATTGTTTATAAGATCAAATTTATCAAATAAAAGTTAAAGTTGTCTGTTATAGGGTTCGTCAAAAACTCTTTTCCATCTGACAATAAAAATCCTCTTTTCCTTTAACAAGTAACAATCTCTATCTCCACCACCCGCAACCACACACCCTTCACGCACCTTAAAAACAAGCATAGTGTATTTTTGATCTTGTTCGGGAACGCCGGCAAAAAATATATTATGCTTGTTTTTAACGTAACATTAAGACAACACCCCTGGAATATCTTTGCGAAAAAACCCAATCAATGGATCTGATGACTTCCTTAAAACAAGGCGATCAAACCGCAATGGAAACCATTTACAAAAAACACTGGGAGCAAGTATTCGATGCCGCCTACAAACGTATTGGTACAGAAGACATTGCACAAGACATCACCCAGGATATCTTCATCTCCTTGTGGGAAAAACGTGAAACCCTGGAAATCAGAGAAACCCTTTCCTCTTACCTTTTAACCTCCGTAAAATACCGTGTCATCAACTACTTCAAGGCGAACCTGACCAAAGAAAAATACACCGAAGATCTTTACGCCCTGATCGGCAATACCTCTCCCCTTCACCCCGCTAACGAACTGGCAGTCAAAGAAATTCACAAAGAACTTGACCAGGCAATCGCCGAACTACCAGAACGTATGCGCCAGATCTTTTCCATGAGCAGAAAACAGGAAAAATCAAATAATGAGATCTCCGCAGAACTTAACCTCTCCATACAGACCGTTAAAAACCAACTCACCGCAGCACTAAAAATTATCAGAAAAAGACTCGCCTATCTGACCCTGTTCTTCTTTTAACAAAAACGTAACCTAACCTTAACACCATCTCCCGGTACCACTGACCACTTAAACTGACTAGTTGGTAGATGGAAGACAAAAAGCTTGCAGAAGATCTGCTGAAAAAATATTTAGATGCTAAAGCTACCCCCAAAGAAATTGAACAGGTTGAAAACTGGTACAATTCCTATGAGGAAAAAAACAAAACACTAAGTCAAAACCAGAAAGCTGTTATAGAACGCCGTATGCGCATTACCCTGCAACAGCACATGCAGCAAAAGCCTGAAGCAAAAACAGCCTTCATCCGCAGCAACACTTTCCTTCAAATTGCCGCATCACTCCTACTGGTTTGCAGCATTGGATTGGCCTGGTGGAAAACCGTACCCCATTCACAACAAAAAACAAATCCAACTCTGCGCATTGCCAGTACAAAAGTAAACGAGAAAAAGACGATCACCTTAGCAGACGGTTCAGAGGTTGCGCTGAGCCCATCCAGCAGACTATCCTACCCTGCAAAATTTGCCGCCTCTTTCAGAGAGATTACTTTAGAAGAAGGAGAAGCATTTTTCAAAATCACTCACGATGAGAAACGTCCTTTTAACGTTCAGTTACCCGGAAAACTTTATACAAAAGTACTCGGTACATCCTTTACAATCCGCGCATTTAAAGCCTCCAATGCCCTGAATGTTTCCGTAAGCACTGGTAAAGTAGCTGTGGGGAATAAAAGCCAGGTATTTGGCACACTGATCAAAGGTCAGCAAATCACTTACGATAAAAACAAAGAAACAGCGATCATCAGCCAGACACCAGTTCCAGATACCAGGATCGTATTTGAAGGCATAAACCTGCGTCAGGCGCTGCAAAAACTAGAATATATCTACTCCATAAAAATTGAACTGAACCCAGCTTCCTTAGGAAATCTCGGCTGTACGGCAACATTCCATAGCAAGCAAAAACCAGAAGAGATCCTGAACATCATTTGCAGCCTGTACAATCTTAAATATGACAGCAATCCAGATCATCAATCATTTAAAATCCATAAACAATGAAACACTGATACAAACCTATTTAACGGCAATGTTCAATACAGTCCCCCTCAAATTAATCATTCAATTAACGCGCTAATCAATTAACAGTATGAAAACACCCTCCTATAAGAGGTTAACAGCCCTTTATAAAGCCATGAAGTATTCTTTATTAATTTTCACGGTCATTTGCACATTCTGCGGAACAATCTTCGCTTCCGTCACTATGGCTCAGAAATTAGATCGTGCCCTGGTATCGCTTACGATTACCAAAGACAAATCACAGCAAGCTATTCTAAAAGAAATAGAAGCAAAAACAGGCCTTCATTTTGTTTACAATCAAAATCAGTTGTCGATCAACAAACAAGCAGTAAACGAAACTTTCAAGCAGGAGAAAGTAGAGATAGTCTTACATAAACTAGGTTTTGAATGCCTGGAAAAAGGAGACTATGTAATCCTTAAAAAAATACCAGCACCTGTAAAAAAAGCAGACCGGACAGTTTCCGGAACAGTAAAAGACTCCACTGGCCTGGCTATGCCGGGCGTGTCGGTCAAAGTATCAGGCACAACTTTAGGAACCACCACAAATGCTGATGGAAAATTCAGTATTCCCGCACCTGAAGAAACTACGCTGATTTTTTCGATGATTGGTTATAAAACACAACAAGTGAAAATCGAAGGAAAAGGCATGATCAACATTATTTTAACAGAAGACAATTCACAGTTAAATGAAGTTGTAGTAGTCGGCTATGGTACACAAAAGAAAATCACTGTTTCTGGTGCAGTAGCAGAAGTATCACTGGATAAACTAAATTCAAGATCAGTAAACGATATCGGAAGTATTTTACAAGGAAAGGCTCCGGGTGTGGTTGTAGTGAGTGAAAGTGGGGACCCTACTGCCACCGCCAAAGTAAATATCCGTGGACAGGGTGGTATCAATGGAGAAAACCCTTTATATGTAATTGACGGTTCATTATTCTATGGTACACCAGTCCTGAACCCAAACGATATCGAATCTATTTCCGTACTAAAAGATGGAGCAGCAGCAATTTATGGTGCAAGAGCTTCGGGAGGAGTTATCCTGATCACGACTAAAAAAGGAGCTAACCAGAAATTGAATATCACTTTTGATGCTAAAGTAGGTACACAAACTGCCTGGAAAAAGTTGAAATCATTAAACGCAAAAGAGTTTGCCGATGTTTCAAACCTGGCTGCCGATAATGCAGGTATTCCAAGAAAAGATGCTTTTGATGCAGTAAAATATCCTGATGGACAAATTACCCGTGCAGACTGGGTAGATGAAATTTTCAGAACAGGATTGATCCAGGACTACAACATGGGTATCACTGGTGGAAACGACAAGTCGAGCTTTTACCTGAGTTTCAATTACCGTAAAGCAGAAGGTACGCTATTGAACACTTATGGAAACCGTTATAACTTCAGGATTAACTCTGAACACCGGATCAATTCGTGGATGAAAGTTGGAGAGAATTTATTCTACGATTATACCAATGGAAACGGGTCGAACTCAAATGCACCTAACATTAACGGAGCAAATACAAAAAGCGCCTATACAGGAACAATAATTTCAGCTATATTTTATCCTTCAAACGTTGCGCCATACACTGCAACAGGCGGATTTTCAGGTTTACCTTTAGCTTATGCGGGTGCTTACGGAGATATTATCAACCCTGTAGCCTATTTAAAACGACTAGACGTCAACAACCCGGTTAATACCATCGTAGCGAATCCTTATGCAGAACTTGATTTAGCAAAAGGGCTTAAGTTCCGTTCTAATTTATCTTTCACTAAAAGGATTAATGACTCTAAAACCTTCCAGACCAAAGTTCCTGAGATTGGTAAGATTTTTGACTTTAATCAGCTGACACAAACTTCCAACACCAGCAATGATCTGTTAGCAGAACAGGTATTAACTTACGATAAGTATTTCGGTTCTCATCACCTGAACGTGATTGGTGGTTTCTCTTACCAAAACACGCATTCTGAATACCTGTCTGTTTTTGCACAGGGCTTTGATGACGAATCTCCAAAGTACCGTTACATGGTGAATGCGACTAAACCTTTCTTACCTGAAAGTAATGTATCCAGCGAAACATTAACCTCATTCTTTGCCCGTGCAAATTATGATTACAAAAGCAAATACCTGCTTTCTTTGATCGGAAGAAGAGATGGAACTTCTTTGGTTGCACCACAAAATCGTTTTGCTAATTACTACTCTGCATCCGCAGGATGGGTAATTAACAGAGAAGACTTCCTGAATAAAGTGGATTGGATCAGTAATTTAAAAATCAGAGGTAGTTATGGTCTTTTGGGTAACCTGGCCAGTGTAACCAGCCAGGCGGTGAACCCTACCCTTTCTAAAACTACCATCTACATGGGTCAGAACCCAGCGCAGCTTTTAGGTTATTATGAAAATGTATTGTCTAATCCTGACTTAACCTGGGCAAAATCTAAACAAACCAATATCGGTCTTGACTTCGGTATCTTTAAAAATAGGTTAAACCTGGTTGCTGATTATTTCATTAAGGATACGAAAGACATGTTGATTTATCAGCCCTTATCCGGAACTACAGGTGTAGACGGACAATGGAAAAATGGTGGTTTATCCAGAGATAAAGGAATTGAGGTTGGACTGAACTACAATAACAAGCCGGAAGCAGCATTCCAGTACAGCATCAATGCTACCTTCACTAAAATGAATAACAAACTGGTTTCTTTACCAGCAGGTTTAACAAGTCAGGCGGTAGATTTTAATGTACGCGGTACACTGACTCCTGTTCTTTTACAAGTTGGACAGCCTTTATATTCTTACTATGTGGTACAGACAGCAGGGATTTTCCAGTCGGACGCAGAAGCTAAAAACTATAAAAATGCGAGTGGAAATATGATTCAGCCCAACGCTAAAGCTGGGGATTTCCGTTTCGTAGATAGCAATAACGATGGTAAAATTGACAACAATGACCGGGTATTCAGAGGCAGTGCTTATCCCGATTTCTCTTATGGTTTCAGCTTCAATGCAAGCTACAAAGGATTTGACCTGAACTTATTTGCACAAGGTGTAAAAGGCAACAAGTTATTTAATGCCTTAAAATATACAGGACTGAATGCAGGAAGTGGTCAGAACTACAACTTACTGAAAGGTGTATTAGATGCCTGGAGCCCAACCAATACAGGAAGCAGCCTTCCCCGTATATCGGCAAGTGATGCGAATGGGAACTTCTCTACCACATCAGATTTTTATCTGGAAAGCGGTTCTTATTTAAGATTAAAGAGTGCAACTATAGGGTATACTTTCCCAAAAACCCTTTTAAAAGCAGCTAAAATAAGTAATCTGCGTCTTTACGTGACTTCTAATAACCTGTTTACGATTACTAAATATTCTGGTTTTGATCCCGAAGTAGGAATGGATCAGTATGGTGTAGATGTAGGCCGTTACCCACAAGCAAGAACATTCCTGTTTGGTGCAAGTCTGAATTTTTAACACGTATTAATCAACAAAAATGAAAAAGAATTTACTCCACATATTAATAGCTGGCTTAACCATGGTTACGATCAGCTCTTGTAAAAAACAATTAGATATTACCCCTGAAGGTGCTCCTTCGAAAGGAAATTTCTGGAAAACCAGTACGGATGCGGTGAAAGGTGCCAATGCGATGTATGACCTTTATGACGATGAAAACTTTTATGGCCGTGGTTTCTTCTGGTTTATCAACGCCAGTGATGACATGATTACCGGACGTGTAAAAGCACAGGGTGATAACGTAAGAGACTTCAACTCTGCTTATATTGGTGGGGATTATACCGAAGGACAATGGAAAATGAGATATGCAACAATTAAAAGAGCAAATGATGTGATTCGTTATGTGCCTTCAATTGAGATGGATGCTGCTTTGAAAAAGAGATTGATCGGCGAAGCGTATTTTACAAGTGGTTATATGTATTTCCAGTTAGCTTCCAATTATGGTAATGCTAAAGCCGGGGTACCTATTGTAACCAGGGCAAATATGGATGATCCGAACCCAACACCAAGAGCAGCTAATGTAAATTTGAACTATGATTACCTGATTAGTGAATTACAACAGGCAGCAAATTATCTTCCCTACTTTGATCAGCTGGGTGCCGCAGATTATGGCCGTCCGCATAAAGTGGCTGCATGGGCAGTATTGTCCAAAGCCTTCTTATTTAAAAAGGATTATCCTAATGCAGAAAAATATGCCGACTCTGTCATCAATTTCGGTAAACGTGACTTAATGCCAAATTTTGCAGATGTATTTAAAGCATCAAATAACTGGGGACCTGAATATATCTGGTCAGCTGTTTCTACTCCTTCTGGTGCTGCTGGCTGGGGAAGTATTCTGCCTGGCGTGATGCTTGAAAATAAAGGCTGGGGAAAATACAATGGCTGGGGCTATTACGTTCCAACCAAAGAATTATATGATTCTTACCAGCCAGGTGATATCCGCCGTGAGGCAACGATCTTAAAACCGGGAGATCATTTTATGTTTTTTGGGGCAGACAATGTTTATGCTTCTGTGAATAGTTTATCTGGCTTCCAGTTCAGAAAATACATGGACCCATTCAGTTTTGCAGATCCGGTAGGCAAACATATCAGTCCAAACGGTGACCATCCGACAACAGATTTAAACCTTCCGTTATTGCGTTTTGCAGAAGTATTATTGATCAAAGCAGAAGCGGCAATTATGCAGCGGGGTGCTGGTGCCGGTGATACAGAATTGAACAGAATCAGGGTAAGGGCAAAACTTGCAGCTGCAAGCGGAATGACACTGGCAGATCTGAAAAGAGAACGCCGTAATGAACTGGCCGGAGAATGGGCAGACAGACATCGCGATATGGTGCGCTGGGGTGATGCTGAGGCTGCTTATGCACAACCAGCTCATGGATTCAGCGGGGCAACAGTATGGCCTGCAAGAAAATTCAATCCTCAGGTACATGATGTATGGGCTGTTCCACAAAAAGAAATTGATAACAGTGGCGGCGTAATTAAACAAAACGCTGGCTGGTAAATAAATTTAAACACATGAAAAACCTATTTTGCGCTACTGTATTTACCTTATTTTCATTGGCGGCCGTTGCACAGACACCGTTATCAGCTAATTCAGGTCACAGCCACAATGATTACAAACAAAACATCCCATTACTGCGTGCTTATTACGCAGGGATGGGCTCTATTGAAGCTGATGTTTTTCTGAAGGATGGCCAGCTGTTTGTCGCTCATGAGTTAAAGGAAATCAAACCAGGGGCAACACTTTTGAAACAATACCTGGAGCCTTTATACCGGTTGTATCAGGAAAACGGAAATCATCCTTATGCGAATCATCAGTTAAAATTGCAATTGGTGATTGATATTAAAGAAGATTACCAGCATGTTTTACCGCAGCTGCTGAAAGAGCTTAAACCTTTTCAGGACATGGTAAACAAGCCAGTTAATCCGGACGCGGTAAGTATTGTGGTCAGCGGAGATATGCCAGCCCCTGAAAACTTTAAGAATTATCCTGCTTTAATTTCTTTTGACGGCCGCCCGGCTACGGTTTATACACAAGAGCAGTTGGAGCGTGTAGCAATGATCAGCGATGATCTAAAGAATTACACGGTCTGGAATGGCAAAGGAACACCGACAAAAATTGATCAGGATAAGCTTTTAAAGGTAATTAATGCGGCACATCAGCAAAAGAAACCTTTCCGCTTCTGGGCAACACAGGATAGTCCGAATACCTGGCTGGAGCTGGAGAAATTCGGAGTAGACTGGATTAATACGGATGCGCCTGAGAAGCTGCGTGATTTCTATTTACGGAAAGATAAACTGACTTATACTAATCCGGTTGCTTATCCTGTTTATCAGCCAACTTATCAATCTGATGGCCCGGCCAAAAAGGTAAAAAACGTGATTTTGCTGATTGGCGATGGAATGGGCCTGGCTCAAATCCATGCGGGATGGATTGCGAATCATGGTAACCTGAATATCACGATGATCCGCAATAGTGGTTTCTCTCAGACTGCGGCTTCTAATTCTGGAAATACAGATTCTGCGGCTGGCGGATCGGCTATTGCTATGGGCGAGAAAACAAATAACCGCTATATAGGCATGGGACCTGATGATAAGAAACGTACGAATCTGGCAGATACTTTAGCTGGTTATGGTATAAAAAGCGGAATTATCAGTGTTGGTGATATTACGGATGCTACTCCTGCTGTGTTTTATGCACATCAGTTAGACCGTTCGTATAGTGAAGCCATAGCAAAGGATTTTCTGGATAGTCATGTAGATATTTTAGTAGGTTCTAATCAAAAGAGCTTTCTGCAAAATCCCGATACTGGTTTAATGAAAAAACTGGAAGCTAAAGGTTATACTTTGAGTAAATCGGTAGCAGACTTCAAACAGAAAAGCAGTGGTAAGCAATTGGTTTTATTACCCGATTCTGCAACGCGTCCGGTAAAGGATGGCAGAGGAGATATGCTGGCGCAGTCTTTAAAACAAACTATCAAATTATTATCAGCTAATAAAAAAGGCTTCTTTATAATGACTGAGGGTGCTCAGATTGATTATGGAGGTCATGTCAATGATTTAAAATATGTGGTGACTGAACTGCATGATTTTGATAAAACCGTAGCTGAGGCTTTACGTTTTGCTGATCAGGATGGAGAAACCCTGGTTTTAATTACCGCGGATCATGAAACGGGAGGTTTGACTTTACTGGATGCTTCGGCAGCGGAAGGCAGGATTCAGGGAGAGTTTAGTACGAATGACCATACGAATATCATGGTGCCTGTTTATGCTTATGGCCCGCATTCAGGAGATTTCACGGGTACTTATCCGAACAATGAGATTTTTAAAAAGATCATGAAATTGTTTACAGGTAAGTAAGGATTCAATTTAACATAAAAAGCGGCTGTATCGTAAAAGATACAGCCGCTTTTTTATATAGTAGTAAAATTTAAATTCCTAATCTTTCACTGGTTCTGCCGCTTCCACCGGTGCTTCCGGATCTAATTCTACACACCCCTCTTTATCTTTTCTTGCAAAAAGTATTGGATAAAGAAAAAGAAGTGCACTCAGCATCAGGAATAATCCCGAAACTTCCAATACATATTTACTCCATTCTACCTCATTCGCACCGAGAAACAGGTAAGCGACAAGGGCAATTATAGCTAGGATCAAGGCGATTACCGCCTTCTGAAGTTTCATTACTTTAATCATGACCGCTGAGATTGTTGTTGTTAATTGATATGATTTCTACGCTGAAAATCCGTCTGATATATTTTTATCCTCTGAATTAAAATCGTTTTAAAATACAAGCATCAAAAACCAAACCAATTTAAGTTTTTGAAGATCAATGTATTTCCTGAATAGCTACCTTTTTTTAATTCTTAATACTTAACTTTGCATCCTCATTTTTTTAAGATACTGGATTGATGTATAGGGAATTTAAACAATTAGAACTACCTAAGATAGGCGAAGAGATATTACGGTTTTGGAAGGAAGAAAATATATTTGAAAAAAGTATTTCTACCCGCTCAAAAGCTAACCCATTTACTTTTTATGAAGGCCCGCCTTCAGCTAACGGCATGCCTGGTATTCACCACGTCATGGCTCGTGCTATTAAAGATATTTTCTGTCGTTATAAAACTCTTAAAGGCTTCCAGGTAAAACGTAAAGGTGGCTGGGATACGCATGGTTTGCCTATTGAGCTTGCTGTAGAGAAGAAACTGGGTATCACAAAAGTAGATATCGGAATTAAAATTACAGTGGAAGAATACAATGCAGCCTGCCGTGAAGAAGTAATGCGTTATACCGATATCTGGAATGACCTTACGGAAAAAATGGGGTATTGGGTGGATCTGGAAAAACCTTATATCACTTACGAAAACGAATACATTGAATCTCTTTGGTGGATACTTAAAACCTTTCATGAAAAAGGGCTTTTATACAAAGGATATACTGTACAGCCTTACTCTCCAGCTGCGGGAACAGGTTTAAGTTCTCATGAGCTGAACCAGCCTGGTACATACAAAATGCTGAAAGATACCTCGATCACTGCGCAGTTCGCTATCAAAAGAGAACAGCAGCACGCAGCGATATCTTCCATATTTGAAAATGATACAGAAGATACTTCTTTTATCGCCTGGACAACTACGCCATGGACTTTACCGTCTAACGGTGCACTGGCAGTTGGCGCAAAGATCAATTATGTAAAAGTTAAAACTTTAAATCAATATACTTTCTTACCGGTAAGTGTAATATTAGCTAAGGATTTAGTCGGGAAACACTTTAAAGCTGACGCAAAAGATATTTCTTTTGAAGACTATAAAGGCGGCGATAAACTGATCCCGTGGACAATCACAGCTGAGTTTACAGGTAAAGATCTGGTTGGACTGGTTTATCACCAGTTAATGCCTTATGTAACCAACGCTGAATTAGAAGCCAAAGCTTTCCGCGTGATCCCTGCTGACTATGTAACTACAGAAGATGGTACAGGTATCGTGCATCTTGCAGCGGTATTCGGAGCGGACGATTTTCGTGTTGTAAAAGAAAACGACATGCCATATGTCATGGTGAAAGATGAACAGGGCAATGAACTTCCGCTAGTCAACAAACAAGGTAAATTCGTAGATGAGGTTACTGATTTTGCTGGCTACTATGTGAAAGAAGAATATTATAGTGATGAAGAACGTAAAGCACCTGATTTCAAGCCTACGGACGTGCTGATCGCTATTAAGCTGAAAGAAGAGAATAAAGCGTTTGATGTTAAAAAATACGAACACAGTTATCCGCATTGCTGGAGAACTGATAAACCTATTTTATACTATCCGCTGGACAGCTGGTTTATCAAAACTACTGCTGTAAAAGATAAGATGGTGGCGCTGAACAAAACAATCAACTGGAAACCGGAAGCTACCGGAACAGGCCGTTTTGGTAACTGGCTGGAAAACCTGGTAGACTGGAATTTATCACGCTCCCGTTATTGGGGAACTCCTTTACCAATCTGGAGAACTCAGGATGGTACGGAAGAAAAATGTATAGGCTCTATTGCTGAACTGAATGCAGAGATCAAAAAATCTGTGGAAGCTGGTTTTATGGAGGCTGCTTTTGAATTGAAAGATATGCACCGTCCTTTTGTGGATGATGTGATCCTGACTTCTTCAAAAGGAGAAAAAATGACCCGTGAACTGGATCTGATCGATGTATGGTTTGATAGTGGCGCAATGCCTTATGCGCAATGGCATTATCCTTTTGAAAATCAGGAAGAGTTTGAGAATGCTTATCCGGCAGATTTTATCGCTGAGGGTGTGGATCAGACTCGTGGATGGTTTTTTACTTTACATGCGATTGCTGTGATGCTGAGCGAAACAAGTGAGGAAATCAAAGCGGTAAATGAGCGTATCGGCAATAAAGGCATTGCTTATAAAAACGTGGTTTCCAACGGATTGGTACTGGATAAAAACGGCAACAAAATGTCTAAACGCTTAGGCAATGGAGTTGATCCCTTCCATACAATTGATACTTACAGTGCTGATGCAACCAGGTGGTATATGATCAGTAATGCTTCTCCATGGGATAACCTGAAGTTCAGTACTGAAGGTTTGGATGAGGTAAGACGCAAGTTCTTTGGAACGCTATACAATACTTATGCTTTTTTCGCTTTATATGCGAATATTGATCAGTTTGAGATTGATGAAAATAACGAGACCCCTGTAAAAGATCGTTCTGAATTAGACAGATGGATTTTATCGCTGTTACAGAACCTGATCAACGAGGTGGATGAGAGTTATAATACTTATGAGCCTACTAAAGCAGCGAGAGCTATTCAGACTTTTGTAGATGAGCATTTAAGTAACTGGTATATCCGTTTATCGCGCCGCCGCTTCTGGAAGGGTGAAATGACTGCGGATAAAAAGGCTGCGTACGAGACTTTGTATACTTGTTTGATGAGTGTATCTCAGTTAATGTCTCCGGTTGCACCTTTCTTCGCGGATTGGTTATACCAGAACTTATCAGTTAATAAAAAGACTGCTGAAC
The DNA window shown above is from Pedobacter cryoconitis and carries:
- a CDS encoding alkaline phosphatase, which encodes MKNLFCATVFTLFSLAAVAQTPLSANSGHSHNDYKQNIPLLRAYYAGMGSIEADVFLKDGQLFVAHELKEIKPGATLLKQYLEPLYRLYQENGNHPYANHQLKLQLVIDIKEDYQHVLPQLLKELKPFQDMVNKPVNPDAVSIVVSGDMPAPENFKNYPALISFDGRPATVYTQEQLERVAMISDDLKNYTVWNGKGTPTKIDQDKLLKVINAAHQQKKPFRFWATQDSPNTWLELEKFGVDWINTDAPEKLRDFYLRKDKLTYTNPVAYPVYQPTYQSDGPAKKVKNVILLIGDGMGLAQIHAGWIANHGNLNITMIRNSGFSQTAASNSGNTDSAAGGSAIAMGEKTNNRYIGMGPDDKKRTNLADTLAGYGIKSGIISVGDITDATPAVFYAHQLDRSYSEAIAKDFLDSHVDILVGSNQKSFLQNPDTGLMKKLEAKGYTLSKSVADFKQKSSGKQLVLLPDSATRPVKDGRGDMLAQSLKQTIKLLSANKKGFFIMTEGAQIDYGGHVNDLKYVVTELHDFDKTVAEALRFADQDGETLVLITADHETGGLTLLDASAAEGRIQGEFSTNDHTNIMVPVYAYGPHSGDFTGTYPNNEIFKKIMKLFTGK
- a CDS encoding isoleucyl-tRNA synthetase, with amino-acid sequence MKLQKAVIALILAIIALVAYLFLGANEVEWSKYVLEVSGLFLMLSALLFLYPILFARKDKEGCVELDPEAPVEAAEPVKD
- the ileS gene encoding isoleucine--tRNA ligase, producing the protein MYREFKQLELPKIGEEILRFWKEENIFEKSISTRSKANPFTFYEGPPSANGMPGIHHVMARAIKDIFCRYKTLKGFQVKRKGGWDTHGLPIELAVEKKLGITKVDIGIKITVEEYNAACREEVMRYTDIWNDLTEKMGYWVDLEKPYITYENEYIESLWWILKTFHEKGLLYKGYTVQPYSPAAGTGLSSHELNQPGTYKMLKDTSITAQFAIKREQQHAAISSIFENDTEDTSFIAWTTTPWTLPSNGALAVGAKINYVKVKTLNQYTFLPVSVILAKDLVGKHFKADAKDISFEDYKGGDKLIPWTITAEFTGKDLVGLVYHQLMPYVTNAELEAKAFRVIPADYVTTEDGTGIVHLAAVFGADDFRVVKENDMPYVMVKDEQGNELPLVNKQGKFVDEVTDFAGYYVKEEYYSDEERKAPDFKPTDVLIAIKLKEENKAFDVKKYEHSYPHCWRTDKPILYYPLDSWFIKTTAVKDKMVALNKTINWKPEATGTGRFGNWLENLVDWNLSRSRYWGTPLPIWRTQDGTEEKCIGSIAELNAEIKKSVEAGFMEAAFELKDMHRPFVDDVILTSSKGEKMTRELDLIDVWFDSGAMPYAQWHYPFENQEEFENAYPADFIAEGVDQTRGWFFTLHAIAVMLSETSEEIKAVNERIGNKGIAYKNVVSNGLVLDKNGNKMSKRLGNGVDPFHTIDTYSADATRWYMISNASPWDNLKFSTEGLDEVRRKFFGTLYNTYAFFALYANIDQFEIDENNETPVKDRSELDRWILSLLQNLINEVDESYNTYEPTKAARAIQTFVDEHLSNWYIRLSRRRFWKGEMTADKKAAYETLYTCLMSVSQLMSPVAPFFADWLYQNLSVNKKTAEQSVHLSLWKEGDTSLIDTELNERMELAQNISSMALSLRKKSSINVRQPLAKILLPVLDKTFQEKVELVKEIILSETNIKDIEYITDTAGFIKKKIKPNFKALGPKVGKDMKSVAETISNMSAEDLSKFEAEGSYLVPETSYVILLEDVEIIAEDIPGWQVTNIGNLTVALDVTVTEVLKEEGLSRELINRIQNLRKELNFEVTDRITVSLQNDNLIAAAVAQNKAYICAETLADDINLITNLDKGNTIVIDEVELLISIAKQ